GCAGCCAGCCAAGGTGATGCGCATCGGCACCATGATCAAGCAACTGCTCGAAGAGGTGCGTGCGGCACCACTTGACGATGCCAGCCGCAAGCGGCTGCGCGATATCCACGCCAAAAGCATCCGGGAGCTGGAAGACGGTCTCGCGCCGGAACTTCGCGAGGAACTCGACCGCCTCACCCTGCCGTTCAACGAGGACACCGACCCGTCGGACGCCGAGTTGCGTATCGCCCAGGCCCAGCTCGTCGGCTGGCTCGAGGGGTTGTTCCACGGCATCCAGACCGCGCTGTTCGCCCAGCAGATGGCCGCCCGCGCGCAGCTCGAGCAGATGCGCCAAGGAGCCCTGCCCCCCGGAATCGGGCGATCGGGCCACGGACCGGGCTCGGGCACCGGGCAATACCTGTAGGCGAAGGCATCAGTGTCCGGTCCTCGCGGTCCGCATATCGAGACCAGCAACGCCTGGGTGGAATTTCCCATCTTCGACGCCAAGTCGCGATCGTTGAAGAAGGCCTTCCTGGGCAAGGCGGGTGGCACGATCGGGCGCAACAACTCCAACGTCGTCGTCGTCGAGGCGTTGCGGGACATCACCATGTCGCTCGAGCTGGGTGACCGGGTCGGTCTGGTCGGCCACAACGGGGCCGGGAAATCGACTCTGCTGCGCCTACTTTCGGGCATCTACGAACCCACCCGGGGCTGGGCCAAGGTCACCGGCCGGGTCGCCCCCGTCTTCGACCTCGGCGTCGGGATGGACCCCGAGATCTCCGGCTACGAGAACATCATCATCCGCGGCCTGTTCCTGGGTCAGACCCGAAAGCAGATGCTGGCCAAGGTCGACGAGATCGCCGAGTTCACCGAGCTCGGGGATTACCTGTCGATGCCGCTGCGCACCTACTCCACCGGGATGCGGGTCCGGCTGGCGATGGGCGTGGTCACCAGCATCGACCCCGAGATCCTGCTCCTCGACGAGGGTATCGGCGCCGTGGACGCCGACTTCCTGAAGAAGGCCCAGTCGCG
The DNA window shown above is from Mycobacterium sp. Aquia_216 and carries:
- the wzt gene encoding galactan export ABC transporter ATP-binding subunit Wzt/RfbE, with the protein product MSGPRGPHIETSNAWVEFPIFDAKSRSLKKAFLGKAGGTIGRNNSNVVVVEALRDITMSLELGDRVGLVGHNGAGKSTLLRLLSGIYEPTRGWAKVTGRVAPVFDLGVGMDPEISGYENIIIRGLFLGQTRKQMLAKVDEIAEFTELGDYLSMPLRTYSTGMRVRLAMGVVTSIDPEILLLDEGIGAVDADFLKKAQSRLQGLVERSGILVFASHSNEFLARLCKTAMWIDHGIIRQTGGIEDVVRAYEGEDAARHVREVLEETSLQIQADKPLAQSAPGDE
- a CDS encoding bacterial proteasome activator family protein codes for the protein METGLTNGNDDDGAVEIIGGADPRISAIHAADDDDDSDERSVTDLIEQPAKVMRIGTMIKQLLEEVRAAPLDDASRKRLRDIHAKSIRELEDGLAPELREELDRLTLPFNEDTDPSDAELRIAQAQLVGWLEGLFHGIQTALFAQQMAARAQLEQMRQGALPPGIGRSGHGPGSGTGQYL